The genomic region CATAGGTGTAGGAGTGCACTTCAATCCTTTTGTTAGTTGGAACGACAAGGTATTGATCACTCAACTACTTGTATGTTTAAGAATAAGCTATTATTTGGTGAGCGGGAAATTATGATCCTGCTTTGAACTACTAGTGTGTTAGTATTTTGTTATGCATTCTGCGATCTTTCGAATCTGCGGTATCTTTTAAGGTTCATCTCATGACTACTGCTATTGGCAGATGCTCAAGTATGGGGTTGTCCGCATGCATGACTTGGTGCAGGACATATCAAATTGGGAGAGGTTCTACTTGAGTGGCCGGTTACAAAAGCCAGTATGTTGTTTGTATCTTATATAGATGGAACAGGAAACGTCTTCAGTTCTGTAATTTGCCTTCATTTTGGTTTAAGTTAATTCCTTATTTACACTACTGTCTAATTACTAGCCTTCTAGGTTCTGGCAGCACCCTTACTACTGTATGATGATGAAACAGTACTGGACCTTGTTTCAAGTTGTAGAGACATAATTGGGAAAAACTTTTGGCTGATTTGATTTAATGAACTTTACATTATTGGAAATCTTCTAACACTACACCTGAGCCTAATGGAAACTAAGTTTTTTCTATTAATGCGTCGTGGTGCTATAATAAATTTACTTTGATATAGTATGTCATGCTGTTGAAAATTCATACTTGGAAAATCTGATATGGTACATAGATACTCTATTTACATAAATCTCGACCTCATGGGAGTTCTTGATATGTTGTACAGGTTCAAATAATATCTGATAATTTGGATATTGCAAATCTAAACTCGGTTAATTTGAGGGCTGCAATAGCTGCTGCTCTCCTTCTTTTGCCATCCAAGTTCACTGAGGTCTGATACTTTGTCACTGCTCATTTTTGTTTGAGTTTTCTAAGTTTTTTTTAGCAAGCTTCCTATAATGCAGGTGGATCTGTATGCCAAAATATGTAGCCTCTCATATATGGGTGACTTGCGTATGCTCTTTGCAGAAGACAAAAATAAGGTAAGCTCCATTACATCTTACATAATCTAAAAAGGGATTGCAAAAGTTGGCAGGTTTTCTAATTGTGTACCAGAGATTAAAATATAATCTCTTATCTTGATTCATTTGCTGATCTACTGCAGGTGAAGAAAATAGTACAAGGACAATTTGAATTGTTTCAATTAATGTATAAGCCATTTATTCAGGAGTATGAGTCTAAAGAGTTATTGAGATACTCATTGTCCGGAAATCCTCGACCAGTCCTTTCTCAGGTATATTTTGATCCTTACATTGTCAATATGAAGAGGATACAATATTATTTCCCCCACTTACTATAAAATGTAGACCAAGCTGAACATGCAACCTCCATTAGTCAAATTCTATGACTTGTGGCCTAAACTCAGCCTTAAAGTACAGCATGAACACTATAGTTTATTAGTTTCTTATTTATTGACCAAAAAAGTTTCTTATTTAAAAACTCTAAAAGAACAAAAGAATTGCTAGAACCTTTATACTGATTGATGTACCCATGGAAGTCAAATTCAGTTAAAGCAATACCTATTTGCATCTTTGATCGTCCTGCTTATTTCAGACCTCTAACTAAATATGTAAGACTTCTGTATAAGAGAGGGCTAGGTCTTCTAAATGTTATGTTGAGTGTACAGTCACTGTTCTTAGTTTAAGATGCTTAAGACAGCATTCCCTCTTAAAACAGGATTCTGATGTATCAGCAGCTCGGTCCCTTGTTTCTTCTCTACCCCCACTAGTCAGAAGTCAAATAGGAGTGAAGCTAGGAGAGAAGAAAAGGCTGTGCGACTCTGGTATGTACTTCAACTCTAGACATTCTCTGTGAGGACAAAGGGTTCTGAATCATTGATTAATACTCTGAGTATTGTGATTATATCAACTGAAGTTTATATGTAAAGCTTGCATTTAATGGAAACGTACAAACTCATGTGCCAACATCCATGAGTTTGTGCTGTGATAGTGTTTGTCTCGACTTGGATGGTATTATACGTATGATTCTTGTATAAATTAGAGTCAGTTTATTACATTTATCATACTTCAATTCAATTCAATTGCAGGTCGAGTTATTAATGAAGTTGTGATTGGCTCAAGACAAGAGGCTGCTCAATGCATGCAGACAATTCTGAAGCGAAAGGTAATGGTCTCAAGCGCACGACAGGCTGTCTCTGGTCTCCTTGCTGTTGGTGGCGTTCATGGCATGAGATATCTTGGAGCTAAAATGCGCAAGGCTTGGAATTCATGGAGATGATAATGTACATTCCTTTTAGATTCTTTCTACCAGCTTTAGTGTGGGACTAGTTCAGGCAAAAAATCTAAAGCATGATGAATGGTTCTCATTACAAAAATTGATCTTTTTGAGGAAGGTCACTGTGTAAACTGTGAAAGACGCCGAGGGGGAAGCAAGTTTTGAATGAAACACATCTCTTAGACTACAAAAGAAACAAAGTTGTTTATGCCTTTTCCTCTCCTACTGTCCTATCTTTCTCTCAAGCTATTGGCTCCTCAAATCTTTAGCCTCATCTATCTTTCCTCAGGAACGTTCGGTTTTGTCTAATGATCGTATAAAAAATGAAAGCGATGCTTCAAGCCATTATTGCTTCAAACTCATCAATGAATGATTGATTCACCGTTAGAGAGAAGTATACCATCCACCATGATTTCTGTGGTTCCTCTTAGAATAACCATATATCGCTTTGAAGCTATGTATCATGCACACGAGTTCCCATTTTGATATGGTACTTGTCATGCACAAGAATAGTAGCCATGCTATGAGCTAAGAAGCCAGTTCATTTTCCATATGATATGTAGACCCATCAATCTCGAGGTCAATGGGTGTGAATCAAGACCTTATCTCATATGGAAAATACACACATAAGTCGATAAACGGCAGTATCTCCACAAGTTTGGAACAGATAAGGACAGAGCTGGGAGATCTTAGGAATCGTCACATTAAATGACAATGCAAGTACCTATCGAGTAAAATTTGTAGTTTTCTGAACAAAGCACATCAACTATGACAGTGTTTGTCCCCAGAATTCAATAAAATCCGCCCACTAGAACGACTTGGGCTAGTCTGTTCAATTGTCTGCATCATTTGACTCCAATCCAACAGTTGTGGATGGAGTTCACAACCTCTATTCTCAACTTCAATAATTGAACAATCCTGGAAAAATTGGATTAGAGACCAAACCAGTCTTTTAACATTTCACTCCATAAGCGTTGGGGAAGGATACAAAGAGAGTAACCGGTATTCTTATATTTCGGTTGCCTTGAGTTTTAGGAGGGAAAATATACTTGATGGGTTCTGAGGGAGAAATTGGTGAAGAAATCCAGCCAAGAACTTACTGGAGATGGAGCAAACAAGATTTCCTACCAGAAGAGTCCTTTCAAAGCTGGAGTGCATATCAAACTGCCTTGTCACAAACACACCACAGGTTCAAGGATCGACTCATAAGCAGATCAAATGATGCAAATGAGACTGTGGAGCTTCGGAAACAAAGTGAGAATGACATGAAACGTTGCCTCACCTGGTGGGATCTCATCTGGTTTGGTTTCGGATCAGTCATTGGTGCAGGCATCTTTGTGCTTACTGGGCAAGAAACCCATGATCACGCTGGACCAGCTATTGTGTTATCCTATGTTGCTTCAGGTATCTCGGCAATGCTCTCTGTCTTCTGCTACACTGAATTTTCAGTTGAGATCCCAGTGGCTGGTGGATCTTTTGCTTACCTGCGGATTGAGCTAGGAGACTTTGTAGCGTTCATAACAGCAGGAAACATACTTCTTGAGAGTGTTGTAGGAAGTGCAGCAGTTTCCAGAGCATGGACTTCTTACTTTACATCGCTCTTGAATCGTCCCTCCAACTCTTTGCGGTTGCACACAAATCTCACTGAAGGCTACAATCTCCTGGACCCAATAGCTGTTGTTGTTCTGGCTGTAGCTGCTACAATTACAATGATCAGCACAAGGAAAACCTCCTACTTGAATTGGATAGCATCCGCAATCAATAATGTTGTAATATTGTTTGTATTGATTGCAGGGTTTTCCCATGCTAATCTCTCAAATATGAAACCTTTTATGCCTTTTGGGCCAAAAGGGGTCTTCCAAGCAGCTGCAATTGTTTACTTTGCATACGGAGGATTTGACAACATTGCCACAATGGCTGAAGAAACCAAAAATCCATCCAGAGACATACCGATTGGATTGCTTGGATCAATGTCGATCATAACTGTTGTATATTGTTTGATGGCACTTTCACTCCCTATGATGCAGAAATACACAGATATAGACACAGGAGCAGCTTACTCTATGGCATTTCAAAGTGTGGGCATGACATGGGCCAAGTACCTGGTAGCTCTTGGTGCTCTCAAGGGAATGACCACTGTTCTTCTGGTGGGAACACTTGGACAGGCTCGGTATATCACTCACATAGCACGAGCGCACATGATTCCACCATGGTTTGCTCTAGTCCATCCAAAGACAGGAACCCCCATAAACGCTACACTCTTGATATTTGTTTCAAGTTCCTGCATTGCTTTCTTTTCAAGCTTGGATGTCTTGACAAGCCTGTTATCGGTGAGCACACTCTTTATCTTCATGATGATGGCAGTTGCACTTCTAGTGAGAAGATACTATGTGACAGATGTCACCCCAAAACCACATCTCTTGAAGCTAGTTGTTTACTTGGTGATCATTATTTCTTCCTCTATAGGGACTTCAGCTTACTGGGGATTAAATCCCAATGGTTGGATTGGTTATGTAGTGACAGTTCCAATTTGGTTCTTCACGACTTTGGCAATGTCAGTGTTTCTACCTCAACAGAGGTCACCAAAAGTCTGGGGGGTTCCACTGGTTCCTTGGTTGCCATCCTTGTCAATCGCCACAAATATTTTTCTTATGGGATCTTTGAGTTCTTCTGCTTTTATAAGATTTGGGATATGTACTGCTGTGATGCTTATATACTATGCTTTCTTTGGCCTTCATGCAACCTATGATATGGCCCATAAGAAAGGTATGCCAGAATCGCCAGAACCCCTGAAAGTTGTCAATAGCAACTCCAGAGAGAAGGCAGAACCTTGAAATCACCCCTGACAGTCAATGATAGCAAAATAAGAGAAAAGCAAGAGCCCTAAAACAGAAGCACTCTGTGAATTTTGTTGTAAGAAATGCATTCTCTTCAGTTCAATTTCATATTATGACACAACTAGTTCTGAGCCCAAATTATTCTAAATTGTAAGAGTAAAGAACTATCCTACTTGTAGCTGTTGATTATTTTGGTTATAATTATATCAAGTTTCACCACCATGTTGATTTTCGATAGAATAATAGAATGCAAGCTGATCATATGTAAATAAGAAAAAAAATGCACCAATCTGCATTGAAAGGTTACGAGACTGGGTTCATGGCCTCATTGGCACATTTGCGAGAAGAAGGCACTAATATGATGGGTGTGCTCAGATTTGTTTGCTCTAATATATATAATCTACAAAGAACTTAAAACTGAAATTTGTTGCTAACTTTCCTCGATCTTGAGCAACTGAACTAAGTTCAAAAAGTAGTGGTGAAGGGCAGATTTCCAAATCATCGCGGGCCAAGTACAATAAATTCAGTTATATGCATCTTGGCTCACTCCTAGGTTTATCTTCGTCACAATTGGCTTAGAGTAAAGTATCTTGAAGAAACGAGTTGCATGAACTCATATTTGGGCTGATGTGGTATTTACTGGGTGAATTGTGACTTTGAAGAACCTATGTCAGTTGAGCCGGGAATTTGATTTGAGTTCACTATAAGAGTGGTCCTGAGCTCTCTTGTCCTAATTACTTGTCTCTCTCTCTCTCTCTCTCTCTCTCTCTCTCTCTCTCTCTCTTGTTTTTTTTTTTAAAAGTTTGTTTGCCTCTTGTTCTCCTAGTTCACTTCTTTGCAGAGCTCTTCCAGATAGGGAATGTCTAGGGGTATATACGTTTCTCCTTGCCCTTGGAGATAGTGAATCCTACATTTGTATCTACACCAACTATCTACACAGAGTGGGAGTTTCATTTGGATTCAACACTCAAATCCATCAAGAAGCAAGAGAAAAATACTCCTCCGGCACATATCAAGATGACCTAAGCAAGTGATGCGGAGGTACATAGAGCTATTGGTAGTGTCTTGTGATAGTAAAGGTTGTAAGGGCTGATTTTAAGAGTTGATCTAGTTGTTAGATTATAAAAGTTGTTTCATCTTTCTAGTAGTAACATATTCACATTCACATCTACATCTACTACTCATAGACAAGTAATTATAGGTTCAAGAAAATTAACGACCATAATATTAAGATGACAGTTTTTGTGTCAATACCTGAATACAAATGGATTATCCTAGCAAAGAAATGTCAATTTTCCTCAGCAAGCTTATTGTTTAATTGTCCCAGGTTAAGATGTATCATCTATTATAAGCAAGCAAAACTCAAAACTGTAGTTTGGTAGTTTGGTATATATCTACTGCTAAAAACAAATACCTAGTAAGAAATTTGAATGCAGTCAGTAAAGTTTAAATCAGTGCACCTGAAGTATGCTGTTTAGGAGACTGATTAGGAGGAACTTTTGAACGTTTGCACATTTCATATAACAGAAGTTCCACGCATAAATATTCGCAGAGGTGCCAA from Fragaria vesca subsp. vesca linkage group LG3, FraVesHawaii_1.0, whole genome shotgun sequence harbors:
- the LOC101304548 gene encoding mitochondrial translocator assembly and maintenance protein 41 homolog, encoding MENHSKTQLQSFLKQLPPVEFCCVYGSSLHPNRDNSTMVDCILGVSDPLQWHSENLKLNKDHYVSWMALLGGAKLVTNVADHIGVGVHFNPFVSWNDKMLKYGVVRMHDLVQDISNWERFYLSGRLQKPVQIISDNLDIANLNSVNLRAAIAAALLLLPSKFTEVDLYAKICSLSYMGDLRMLFAEDKNKVKKIVQGQFELFQLMYKPFIQEYESKELLRYSLSGNPRPVLSQDSDVSAARSLVSSLPPLVRSQIGVKLGEKKRLCDSGRVINEVVIGSRQEAAQCMQTILKRKVMVSSARQAVSGLLAVGGVHGMRYLGAKMRKAWNSWR
- the LOC101303098 gene encoding cationic amino acid transporter 5-like, which produces MGSEGEIGEEIQPRTYWRWSKQDFLPEESFQSWSAYQTALSQTHHRFKDRLISRSNDANETVELRKQSENDMKRCLTWWDLIWFGFGSVIGAGIFVLTGQETHDHAGPAIVLSYVASGISAMLSVFCYTEFSVEIPVAGGSFAYLRIELGDFVAFITAGNILLESVVGSAAVSRAWTSYFTSLLNRPSNSLRLHTNLTEGYNLLDPIAVVVLAVAATITMISTRKTSYLNWIASAINNVVILFVLIAGFSHANLSNMKPFMPFGPKGVFQAAAIVYFAYGGFDNIATMAEETKNPSRDIPIGLLGSMSIITVVYCLMALSLPMMQKYTDIDTGAAYSMAFQSVGMTWAKYLVALGALKGMTTVLLVGTLGQARYITHIARAHMIPPWFALVHPKTGTPINATLLIFVSSSCIAFFSSLDVLTSLLSVSTLFIFMMMAVALLVRRYYVTDVTPKPHLLKLVVYLVIIISSSIGTSAYWGLNPNGWIGYVVTVPIWFFTTLAMSVFLPQQRSPKVWGVPLVPWLPSLSIATNIFLMGSLSSSAFIRFGICTAVMLIYYAFFGLHATYDMAHKKGMPESPEPLKVVNSNSREKAEP